In Helianthus annuus cultivar XRQ/B chromosome 3, HanXRQr2.0-SUNRISE, whole genome shotgun sequence, a single window of DNA contains:
- the LOC110944877 gene encoding pentatricopeptide repeat-containing protein At3g22470, mitochondrial — MLHKITNLNHALNLFDEMSQRRPLPNVQTFTALVDAFCKEGKVEEAEAVINIMIERSEVPDIVTYNSLIDGYCLRGEMIKAREIFDSLTLRGLVPDVVAYSSLLNGYCKNLNIEKAMQMFREMSGKGLKPNLVTYNTMIQGFFHVGRCVDARKLFDEMHAQGQIPDQCTYGIVLEGLCNNRQVEEALSLFHLMGDSKLNSDIVVYNILIDGAGKYGKVDIARVLFQGLIDKGLQPNVRTYTVMINGFCQEGLLGEAQLLFLKMDESGCPPNDVTYRVLLQGY; from the coding sequence ATGCTTCATAAAATCACCAACTTGAATCATGCACTCAACCTGTTCGATGAAATGTCACAGAGACGCCCTCTTCCAAATGTGCAAACCTTTACTGCATTAGTTGATGCATTTTGCAAGGAAGGTAAAGTAGAAGAAGCTGAGGCTGTTATCAACATCATGATTGAGAGAAGTGAGGTTCCAGACATAGTGACATACAACTCACTTATTGATGGTTACTGTCTTCGAGGTGAAATGATCAAAGCAAGGGAGATTTTTGATTCACTGACGCTTAGAGGTCTCGTCCCTGATGTTGTCGCTTACAGTAGTTTGTTGAATGGGTATTGCAAAAATCTGAACATAGAAAAAGCTATGCAAATGTTTCGTGAAATGTCCGGAAAAGGTTTAAAACCCAATCTAGTCACTTACAACACCATGATACAAGGATTTTTTCACGTTGGGCGTTGTGTAGATGCACGCAAACTCTTTGATGAGATGCATGCACAAGGCCAAATCCCAGACCAATGCACTTATGGAATAGTTTTAGAGGGCCTTTGCAACAATCGTCAAGTAGAAGAGGCTCTCTCTTTGTTTCATTTGATGGGTGATAGCAAGCTTAATTCTGATATTGTTGTGTACAATATCCTCATTGATGGTGCAGGAAAATATGGGAAAGTGGATATTGCGAGGGTTCTTTTCCAAGGTCTAATTGATAAAGGCTTGCAACCTAATGTTCGTACATACACTGTGATGATAAATGGTTTTTGTCAGGAAGGTCTATTGGGGGAAGCCCAGTTGTTGTTTCTTAAAATGGACGAGAGTGGCTGCCCGCCAAATGATGTTACTTACCGTGTTCTTCTCCAAGGATATTAA